Below is a genomic region from Shimia isoporae.
GGCCATTGTCCACAATCTGCACCGTTTTTGTGGTGCTGTTCCTTCAGGCCCCGGGCCCCATGCCAGGCGTGGCAATCCGGACACTCTTTCAACAGGCGGTCGTCTTTCTCGCGGCAAGCTGGCTGATCTCCTCCGCGCTTTCACCTTATCCGGTGGCGTTCCTTCTGGCGCTGGCACTCGCCGTTGCCACCTGTTTCTACTGGTCAACGACAGGGGCAGGCGTACTGTCCGTCGTTCTGGCGCTAATGGCCGCATTGATGCTGCCAACTCTGGTTATGACTTCTCAGGAACTGGCTCTGGTCCTTGTGATCTGGTTGCCACTCAATCTTTTTCTCGCGTGGTTGTGGACCGTCTTTATGTTCTACGTCTACCCACCCACAGCAGCAGGCATTGCCGCGGCCAAGAAACCCGATGGACCGGAACTTGATCCGAACCGCCTCGTTCTGCGCATGTCCCTCGTAACCATTCCGTTCGCGATCTATTTCTATCTGATCGGCTCCGCGGCTCTCGTGACTCTGCTCTTTGTCGCAATTCTGTCCCAACAGCTCGCCGCGGCCACGGCCGCAGGTCCAACCGTTGCCAAGACCATGCTAAAGGCCAACTTCTTTGGCGGGTTGGCGGCGATTGCCTGTTACGAAATCACTGTAATTGCGCCGATGCTGATCGTGGCCATGTTCGCATTCGGCACAGCCGCCTTCCTACTGGCGGGTTGGCTGGTGTCCGACAGGGCAGACGCCTCTATGGCTGGCTCGGCCCTGACAACGACCGTTATCCTCTTTGGCGGATCCATCGCCCCGTTCGGAGATGACGCCGACGTAAAAATGATCGACCGTCTCGTTCAGATCGGCAATGCGCTGATCTTTGTCCTGATCGCCTATATCGTCGTAGACGCCTTTTTCCCACTTCGGGAAAAAGATGCCCCCAAAACCCAAAGAAGAGGCCTGCGCTCATTACTGCGTCGCACCCAAGGATAAACACAGCCCGCACGGATTGACACCGACGCAATACCGACGGGTTGCCGACACGCAAAACCGCGTCATCTCAATACTTTACCCGAGACCGGTTGTCACCGCCCCCGCGATCCGCTTAGATCGCTCCGAATGGGACCATCGCCGGGGCTGGGAAAATGGATTTACGCGCAATCGGCATGGGGCTGCTCTTTGCCTTCATTTGGTCTTCGGCCTTCACTTCTGCCCGCATCATCGTCGCTGACGCACCGCCGCTCGCCATTTCGTCGATCCGCTTCGCTATTGCGGGAATGATCGGTGTCGCCATCGCCCGCGCACTAGGCCAGTCGTGGCACCTGACACCAGCCCAATGGCGCGCGACACTGATTTTTGGCTTGTGCCAGAACGCCCTGTATCTGGGTCTGAACTTCACCGCCATGACCACAGTTGAGGCCTCTCTCGCCTCTATCATCGCATCCACCATGCCGCTGATCGTCGCCTTTCTTGGCTGGGCCGCCATGGGAGAAAAACTCACCGCTCTGGCGGCCATCGGATTGATCGTCGGCTTTGCCGGCGTGATCCTCATTATGGGCGGCCGAATGGATCAGGGGGTGGACATGTTCGGCGTGTTGCTTTGCGTCATCGGCGCACTCGCGCTGGCCATTGCGACCCTGACGGTGCGCAACGCTTCGTCCGGCGGAAACGTCATGATGATTGTCGGTCTTCAGATGTTTGTCGGCGCAATAGTGCTCTTCTTCGCCTCACTGGTTTTCGAGACCTGGGAGTTCAACTGGACCCCGAAAATGCTCACAGCGCTGACCTACACAATATTTGCCCCCGGCCTGTTTGCCACATGGATCTGGTTTGCACTCGTGGCCCGAATTGGCGCCGTCAAAGCGGCCACGTTCCACTTCCTAAACCCGTTCTTCGGGGTTGCGATCGCCGCAGCAATCCTTGGAGAACGCCTTGCAATGACTGATATAATTGGTGTCGCAATAATTGCCGCAGGTATCCTCGCGGTGCAGCTTTCGAAACAATCGCACACGTCCAAGTGAAGCCGCGTCAGCGGTGTTTGACATGACAAAAGCCGAATGTGTTGGCACAACCAACACATGGAATTTGTCTTTGCATACGGCGCCGGTCTACTGACCCTGATCAACCCCTGCGTTGTTCCGGTCCTGCCGATCGTTCTCGCCACCGCACTCAACGCCAGCCGGCACGGACCAGCCGCACTCGCCCTTGGCATGAGCCTCAGCTTTGTTGTGCTCGGCATGGCCGTAACCGTGTTTGGCCACGCCATCGGCCTCACGCCGGAAACGTTGGCCAAAGGGGGCGCAGTGTTGATGATGGCGTTCGGAGCGATCCTTCTGGTCCCCCAGTTTTCCGTTGCCTTCTCGACCGCTACAGCAGGTGTCGCCGCCAGAGCGGACGGTACGCTCGACGCTGTGGACCGTTCGACGCTTCAAGGTCAGTTTCTGGGTGGCCTTCTGCTCGGCGCAGTTTGGTCGCCCTGCATCGGCCCAACTCTGGGTGGCGCGATTTCTCTGGCCAGCCAAGGTGAAAGCCTCGGCAAAGCCTCTCTCATCATGGTTTTCTTCGCGCTTGGCGTCTCCACGCTGATCCTCGGCCTCGGCTATGGTGCGCGCTCCGCCCTGCAAAGCCGTCAGGCTATGATGCGCCACATTGCAGCCAAATCCCGCCCCGTCATGGGTGCGGTTTTCCTCGCCACAGGCCTCGCCCTGTTTTTCAACGTCCACCACGCGATCGAATACTGGCTTGTCAGCATCCTGCCTGACTGGCTGATCGATCTTTCCGTCTCCCTCTGAGCCAACAGGAGCTTCACATGGATCGCCGTACCTTTTTTGCCACCGCCGTCGCTGCGCTGACCTTGCCCGCGTTCGCACAGGCCACCACCAATTACACCCCGGGTCTGGTCAAGAAACATCTCGCCGCCGGCGACACCGTGTTTCTGGTATTCGGCACTGAATGGTGCAGCACCTGCGCCGCCCAAGACCGGGCCATCAACGCCTTATTGCAGTCCAACCCCGAATACGACGCAAAGGTCAAATTCATTCACGTGGACTACGATCAGTACGGCCAATCCGAACTGGCCCGTGAACTGAAAATCCCACGCCGCTCGACGCTTGTGGTTCTGAAAGGTGATGAGGAACTCGGTCGAATCGTTGCAGGAACATCGAAGGAGCAAATCAAGGCTCTGATGGACACGGCGCTGTCTGCATCTGTGGCCTGAAGGCCTTTGGACCTGTCCGAGGTGCGACGAGGCGCCTCGGATTGATATCCAATATGTATCCATAGGCACAGCCTATGCAACACATTGGTTTTTTGCAGGATCAAATCCTTGCACTGCCCCGCTACGCTGGATCTCTCATCGTGCTTCATGGGACCCGCGTCATGACCCAAGCCCTCGACATGTCTCGCAGCAAGGCCACACCCGTCGGCAAGGACAGACCACGCCGCTTCGTGTTCCTTCTGCTCGGAGAATTTTCTCAGATCAGCTTTTCATGTGCGCTCGAAGCGCTGCGTATGGCCAACGGTTTTGGCGACCGCAAACACTTCGAATGGCGCGTCCTGTCGTGTGATGGTGAACCTGTCAAAGCAAGCAACGGACTCGGGCAAATGGTTGACGGCGGCCTTGAGGAGCTCGACCGGCAAGACACACTGATCGTCTGCGGCGGCGACAACATAGCGACCCACACAACGCCGCAGGCCTTGAACTGGATACGCCGCGAGGCACGCCGCGGCGTGCGTGTTGGCTCCGTTGCCAGCGCCACCTACACGCTCGCCTTGGCCGGTCTTCTGAAGGGCAAACAAGCGACGGTACATTGGGATTTTCACAATGCCATGGCCGAAGTCTTTCCGGGTATCGATCTGTTGGATCGGGTCTTTGCCATCGACGGACAACACTTCACCTGCGCTGGTGGAGCAGCGTCGATGGACCTGATGCTCTATCTGATAGAACGCGACCACGGGCGTGACCTGGCCAACCACGTGGCCGAGAAAATGGTCTATTCCGCCCCCCGCAGCCCGCATCACAACCAGCGCCTGTCGCTACAACTCCGCGCAGGGAAACGCAGCTCCAAGCTCTCCGATGCAGTCGAAATCATGAATGCCAATATCGAAGCGCCTCTCACCCCGACAGAAGTTGCCACCGCCGTTGGTCTGAGCTCCCGCCAGCTTGAACGGCTGTTCCGGAAACATCTCGGCACCACACCCAAAACCCACTACACCGGCCTGCGCCTTCGCAAAGCCCGCGACTTGATGTTCCAGACCGATATGAAGCTCTCCGAAATCTGCTTCGCCTGCGGTTTCAACAGCCAAACGCATTTTTCCAAAGCCTACCGCGCCGTCTTTGGTGTAAGCCCTTCGCGCGATGATGGCCGCTTTGAACCTGCTTCGCTCAAGGTCCGCAACGCGCCGTCCGAAGCGATCACTATGGCTTGACCGTCCCGCGATAACTCTTTTCAAAAGGGGCTCAGGTCCCATATCCCAAGACGGGAAGGCACTTGGTGCCTGAAAGGAGACGCGCATGACCAAATACTTCAAAGACCCTGATGTGGTCGCCACTCTGACCGACGAACAGTTCTGGGTCACACAAGAGAGCGGAACCGAGCGTCCTGGCTCTGGACGCCTGCTCTACAACAAGGAACCGGGTATCTACGTTGACGTCGTTTCCGGCGAGCCGCTCTTTGCAAGCTCGGACAAATATGAATCAGGCTGCGGTTGGCCGAGTTTCACGAAACCGATCGAAACCGCCCACGTCACCGAGCATCACGACAGCACCCACGGCATGATCCGCACGGAAGTACGCTCCAAACATGGCGACAGCCATCTCGGTCACGTATTTCCCGACGGTCCGCAGGACCGCGGCGGATTGCGTTACTGCATCAACTCCGCCTCATTGCGGTTCGTGCACCGCGCCGATATGGAGGCCGAGGGCTATGGTGCCTATCTCGATCAAGTAGAGGATATCGACCAATGAGCGAACGCGCAGTACTCGCAGGCGGATGTTTTTGGGGTATGCAGGATTTGATCCGCAAAATGGACGGGGTCATCTCAACACGTGTCGGCTATACGGGCGGGGATGTCCCGGATGCGACTTACAAGAACCATGGCACCCATGCCGAGGGTATCGAAATCACCTTTGATCCTTCTCGCATAACCTATCGCAAACTGCTGGAGTTTTTCTTCCAGATCCATGATCCGACAACGCCGAACCGTCAGGGCAATGATCTTGGTATGTCCTACCGTTCCGCAATCTACTACGTGGATGAGGCCCAGAAAGCTTGCGCAATCGACACGATTGCAGACGTAGATGCATCCGGCCTTTGGCCGGGTAAAGTTGTGACAGAAGTGGAACCGGTTGGTGATTTCTGGGAAGCAGAAGACTTCCATCAGGACTATCTTGAAAAGAACCCCAACGGCTACACGTGCCACTTTGCACGCCCCGACTGGGTTTTGCCCAAACGCGATGTAACGGCCTGAATTGGGACCGAAACTCAAAAGCGCCGGTCCCGTTGGGTCGGCGCTGGCTTTTCTTGAGCTCGGATAACGGATAATCCGCTCGCCAGCGGGCTCCGTAAACCCTGCATGAACAGCCACATACGCCTGATCCTCGGCGACCAACTCACCCACAGCTTATCCAGCCTGCGCGACGCAGTTCCGGCGTCCGACATCATTCTCATGGCTGAAGTCCGGACCGAGGCAACATACGTGAAGCATCACAAGAAAAAGATCGCGCTGATCTTTTCCGCGATGCGTCATTTCGCAGAGGAGTTGCGCGCGCGCGGCTTCACTGTGCGCTACACCCGATATGACGACCCCGAGAACGCCGGCAGCCTGCTGTCCGAACTTCGGCGAATGATCACTCCGGACACAAAGACGGTGACAGTTACCGAAGCCGCCGAATTTCGCTTGCTTGCCGAGATGCACAATTGGCAAGACACGCTTGGTATCCCCGTTCGCATTCTTTCCGACGACCGCTTCCTGGCCACACCTCAGGAATTTGCCACTTGGGCCAATGGGCGCAAACAACTCCGAATGGAGTTTTTTTACCGCGAAATGCGCCGCAAGCTCGGCATTCTCATGGAAGGCAACGACCCCGTCGGCGGACAGTGGAACTTCGACGCCGAAAACAGAAAACCGCCCAAGAGTGGCTTACTTATCCCCGCACCATTTGAAACAGCGCCCGACGCGCTGACCCGCGATGTTCTGGAACTTGTCGAGTCCAGCTTCCCGGATCATTTCGGTGACCTTCTGCCTTTTCATTTCGCCACCACCCGCACCGATGCACTTGCTGTTTTGGATCATTTCATCACCCTTCGCCTTCCGCACTTCGGCACTTATCAGGATGCCATGATCGCCGATGATCCGTGGATGTTTCACAGTCACATCAGTTTCTACCTCAACATCGGCCTGCTCACTCCTCTGGAGTGCATCCGCGCAGCAGAACGCGCATATTCTGACAACGAAGCCCCATTGAACGCGGTCGAAGGCTTCATCCGCCAGATTCTGGGATGGCGGGAGTTTGTACGTGGCCTCTATTGGTTCCGAATGCCCGACTACGCCAATGACAACGCCCTCGGTGCCACACGTGCGCTGCCACCGATGTTCTGGACCGGACAAACACAGATGAACTGCCTGTCCCAGAGCTTTGGCCAGACCATCGAATGGGCCTATGCGCACCACATCCAGCGCCTGATGGTCATCGGAAACTTC
It encodes:
- a CDS encoding DUF2955 domain-containing protein, which codes for MPTEPNNRGIRLAVGVAVHFALAILIGWPLSTICTVFVVLFLQAPGPMPGVAIRTLFQQAVVFLAASWLISSALSPYPVAFLLALALAVATCFYWSTTGAGVLSVVLALMAALMLPTLVMTSQELALVLVIWLPLNLFLAWLWTVFMFYVYPPTAAGIAAAKKPDGPELDPNRLVLRMSLVTIPFAIYFYLIGSAALVTLLFVAILSQQLAAATAAGPTVAKTMLKANFFGGLAAIACYEITVIAPMLIVAMFAFGTAAFLLAGWLVSDRADASMAGSALTTTVILFGGSIAPFGDDADVKMIDRLVQIGNALIFVLIAYIVVDAFFPLREKDAPKTQRRGLRSLLRRTQG
- a CDS encoding DMT family transporter, with protein sequence MDLRAIGMGLLFAFIWSSAFTSARIIVADAPPLAISSIRFAIAGMIGVAIARALGQSWHLTPAQWRATLIFGLCQNALYLGLNFTAMTTVEASLASIIASTMPLIVAFLGWAAMGEKLTALAAIGLIVGFAGVILIMGGRMDQGVDMFGVLLCVIGALALAIATLTVRNASSGGNVMMIVGLQMFVGAIVLFFASLVFETWEFNWTPKMLTALTYTIFAPGLFATWIWFALVARIGAVKAATFHFLNPFFGVAIAAAILGERLAMTDIIGVAIIAAGILAVQLSKQSHTSK
- a CDS encoding cytochrome c biogenesis CcdA family protein translates to MEFVFAYGAGLLTLINPCVVPVLPIVLATALNASRHGPAALALGMSLSFVVLGMAVTVFGHAIGLTPETLAKGGAVLMMAFGAILLVPQFSVAFSTATAGVAARADGTLDAVDRSTLQGQFLGGLLLGAVWSPCIGPTLGGAISLASQGESLGKASLIMVFFALGVSTLILGLGYGARSALQSRQAMMRHIAAKSRPVMGAVFLATGLALFFNVHHAIEYWLVSILPDWLIDLSVSL
- a CDS encoding thioredoxin family protein codes for the protein MDRRTFFATAVAALTLPAFAQATTNYTPGLVKKHLAAGDTVFLVFGTEWCSTCAAQDRAINALLQSNPEYDAKVKFIHVDYDQYGQSELARELKIPRRSTLVVLKGDEELGRIVAGTSKEQIKALMDTALSASVA
- a CDS encoding GlxA family transcriptional regulator, with amino-acid sequence MTQALDMSRSKATPVGKDRPRRFVFLLLGEFSQISFSCALEALRMANGFGDRKHFEWRVLSCDGEPVKASNGLGQMVDGGLEELDRQDTLIVCGGDNIATHTTPQALNWIRREARRGVRVGSVASATYTLALAGLLKGKQATVHWDFHNAMAEVFPGIDLLDRVFAIDGQHFTCAGGAASMDLMLYLIERDHGRDLANHVAEKMVYSAPRSPHHNQRLSLQLRAGKRSSKLSDAVEIMNANIEAPLTPTEVATAVGLSSRQLERLFRKHLGTTPKTHYTGLRLRKARDLMFQTDMKLSEICFACGFNSQTHFSKAYRAVFGVSPSRDDGRFEPASLKVRNAPSEAITMA
- the msrB gene encoding peptide-methionine (R)-S-oxide reductase MsrB, translating into MTKYFKDPDVVATLTDEQFWVTQESGTERPGSGRLLYNKEPGIYVDVVSGEPLFASSDKYESGCGWPSFTKPIETAHVTEHHDSTHGMIRTEVRSKHGDSHLGHVFPDGPQDRGGLRYCINSASLRFVHRADMEAEGYGAYLDQVEDIDQ
- the msrA gene encoding peptide-methionine (S)-S-oxide reductase MsrA; the protein is MSERAVLAGGCFWGMQDLIRKMDGVISTRVGYTGGDVPDATYKNHGTHAEGIEITFDPSRITYRKLLEFFFQIHDPTTPNRQGNDLGMSYRSAIYYVDEAQKACAIDTIADVDASGLWPGKVVTEVEPVGDFWEAEDFHQDYLEKNPNGYTCHFARPDWVLPKRDVTA
- a CDS encoding cryptochrome/photolyase family protein codes for the protein MNSHIRLILGDQLTHSLSSLRDAVPASDIILMAEVRTEATYVKHHKKKIALIFSAMRHFAEELRARGFTVRYTRYDDPENAGSLLSELRRMITPDTKTVTVTEAAEFRLLAEMHNWQDTLGIPVRILSDDRFLATPQEFATWANGRKQLRMEFFYREMRRKLGILMEGNDPVGGQWNFDAENRKPPKSGLLIPAPFETAPDALTRDVLELVESSFPDHFGDLLPFHFATTRTDALAVLDHFITLRLPHFGTYQDAMIADDPWMFHSHISFYLNIGLLTPLECIRAAERAYSDNEAPLNAVEGFIRQILGWREFVRGLYWFRMPDYANDNALGATRALPPMFWTGQTQMNCLSQSFGQTIEWAYAHHIQRLMVIGNFALLAGLSPDEVNEWFLIVYADAFEWVELPNVTGMILFADGGVLASKPYAASGAYINRMSNYCSGCRYKVSVKNGPEACPFNYLYWNFLDQHQSNLGKNPRLGMPYRNLARMSDEKLDAVRIDSARFLKQLDAGDLV